The DNA segment ttattattattatcattattattattactgtgttaTGAATTAAGAATTGATTTCCCAATTGaacaataaattgaatttagaatagcaaatttctatacaacatattttgcttttttcttccgATATATAAAGAACAATTTCATTCTCGGGCAACGCTAGATGCCTTtgctggtatgtatgtacgtgtgtgtgtacgtgtgtgtgtgtgtgtgtgtgtgtgtgtgtgtgtgtgtgtgtggtgtgtgtgtgtgtgtgtgtaagtgtgtgtgtgtgtgtgtgtgtgtttaacaagCAAAATGGctagttttaaaatttataaatgagaTATGAGTAGTAACGATACTGAACAGGTGACTATTCTATCCAGAACTATGTTACTATTTTTTGAGAATATAATCTTTAAAATGATTATACCAGTGGCCAGTGTATAAAAACCACTATATTGGTAAAATTAATatctaagtatataattataaaaatataattataattaaaagcgTTGGAGGGCCAACGCCAATACGCTTGAAGGAGATGTCAAATGTCTACAAACCACTCTAAATTTGTTCTTTTTTCACAAATCTGAATGTGAGGATATGaacaagaatatttataaaatttcggaCAACTCTGTATCTTAAGATTTCGTGTTTTGTAATAAGAATTACTTTCACTCTTCAGTAGAAATATACCGACAATTtataagtgaaaaatatatatacataccgataaATACTTGCgtacaaatatcaatatatacatacatttcccaCGTATACATTATATCTAATCGCCCATCTCAGTCATGTGGTTATTGTCAGAATAGTGCCGGATCAAATATAATTTAGAGTAGTTTGTACACATTTGACATCTACTCCTAACGTATTTGGTGTTGTCCCCCCAGCGCCCTTAactatgattatatatttataattatacttaaatattaattttatcgatATGGTGGTTCTCATACGCAAGCCACTggtataatcattttaatgattatattctcaatttatatgcacatgtatttttGAGTTCcttattcattatatttactcTATATAGAACGGAAACCAAGCAAATAAATTAACAATGTTTAAGATGATACCACTATAATATCAGAATCAGAGAAAAAGTCACCATAAGAGGGTAGTTTTAATCAGTTCGGTCAACAAACCTCACTATGTAGCAGCTGGCCAAAATCTGGGTTCAGAATTTATTGAGGAGAGTCACGTTATGaataaaatagaacaaagaaATGTACTATCATCCTTAAATCTGCTGAATGTATGACTATCCTTAAAATCTGcagaatgaataataaataaatccaacaccaacacacacatttccatcCCCATATTACTACCAGTCCTTCCTCAACTCCCATCACCTAGCTCCGCCCTAACAAGCACACAgaaatatagtacacacacaaatacccacatAGCTAGACTGGCCTTCATACTGGCAAGAAGGGTTAAAGATCCCTCTGTGATTCATCCACTAATACAGTATCACCtgatgaaatgaatcaatgatgatgatcaaccggaTGCCCACGGATATTACGTACTATAATGTGCTCATCCAAGGATATGCCtacattattgattctgttattatcatttttaattgttacactagataataacagagtcaataatatcttcgcaaatattttctcctgaattattttctccgtattgaaattattttcacactggtGACTGCTATGATTTGGAGCAAAGCAAATCAGTTGCAGTGCAGACTTCAACGTGACGAGTTGGGGCTTTTATAATGGTAACACGTGCTGAGGAAGGTAAGGCTATAATGCCAGTacagaaaccggtccacgtgagtccaaatacttgaatgtatgttgAGAGATTGTCCTGGGCCGTTTGCTCGcagacggttgatttctgtagttattttctgtgttcttttcggCGATTTGTATAATacttttgactgttatttcagcaggtagacatacttagtatgtccgttgattaatttatatatatatataatatatatatatatacatatatatatatatatatatatatatattatatatatatataatatatatatatattatatatatatatatatatatatataaacgacctttccagtgtcgtacatcactgcaaagtgaaaatattcgctgatgacactaagctccagcaaatcgtcaatgaagaagcagaccgaactcaactccagtctgacctatatgctcacagcctctaacaatatcagagacctgggtgtaattgttgatgacgatctcagttggagtgcacacatcaacaagaaggtcgatacagctcgtaggatgagttcctggatcttaagaactttccggtcagagaacaaggtgtcatcataccacttttttcatcctttgtacggccacaccttgataCTGCTGCCcacactgtggtctcctcacacaagacaaaacatctcccaaaattgagtcaccccagagggctctcactaaacaaattgaagcatggctgctctcgattattgggatcgccttaaagccttgaaactttactccctccagcgtcgccgtgagcggtacatcatttgtacgatgtggaaaatataccgcaactttgcccaaacgacctaaacattagcttcaagttcatccgagacttggaccacgggctatacgtcccctgccaaattcaagatcacaacatacatgtacactgcaacataatttcttttcctcaacaggccctaccctatttaacattgtcccgagggagatcaaagaggaaaaggatcccatcaacttcaaacagagtctggatagattccttcaaagaataccagataagccacccataattggatacaactcacccaacaagaactcactacttgaacaaaacttgacttaaacaggattcgaataatcctatcaggtggtgctattaagttagacatggcctggaccaatctctggtcgaacatatctaagttttatctaagttttatatatatatatatattatatatttatactatatatatatattatatatatataatatatatatatatatatatatatatatgtgttgtgtattatatataatataattattatatatatataagtatatacaatatatatattatatatcatacatacataaataaataaataatatatatatatatatatatatattatatatatatgatatatatataatatatatatatatataatataataaaggaaatgaagaaaaggctgacaaataatttaagtaaggaaGAGTgttttaattaggtgaaagttctttttaccggttgcgcatttgttatgcttatcaaaagatatttttttaagagagatagagttcctttctgatagattttttctcttatctgataagagaaaaaaatctatcagaaaggaatctatctctcttaaaaaaatatcttttgataagcataacaaatgcgcaaccggtaaaaagaactttcacctaattaaatacactctccttacttaaattattttgtcagcattttcttcatttccttttttttatatatcacaactcgtgttccacatctccttttttaaatatatatatatatatatataatatatattatatatatatatatatatatatgtatatacaaaagtgtttctttttaatttccgTCTGCaaaccactcacaaagctttggtggggcccgaggctatagtagaagacacttgcccaaggtgccacgcaatggaagtGAACTGGaagcatatggttggtaagcaagctatttgccACACAatcactcttgcgcctatatatgtatatatgtataataaatgtgtggtgtatatatatatattctatatatatatatatatatatatatatatatatatattatatatatatatatatgaattaaaaacgCAACGTGTTGTGAGCATGCAagggcggcagagaggagaaaaagatggaaaaagcaAGAGGTAGAAGGCAGTCGATGTTATGTATTttagagagattggagcgaatggtggcacgcataaggcggtaagatgtggtacGGAATATGGGTAGAATGGATAAAGCAGAGTGGAGAGTGGGGTGGAAATGGAGGCGGAAACTTTTAGGGATGAGGCGGTGATGTAAGCAGCGACTGAGAAATGAGACGTGGCTGGCGAAGCgggttttgttttgaaaatgagTAAAGAGAGGTTAATGGACGGCTGAAAGCAATGGGAAGGAAGTAAGCAGAGGTATGTTTTAgaccaggggtgggcaaactacggcccgccattagttttcatgcggcccgccgagagcttttatgaatcccaacttctatgcagatacttcgtaactgtttcagttgtacggtaattcacaatagtttgcattttatttcagttcACTGTTTCGCGCCTTCACAAAATTGTccgctgtttgtttgtttcagctaCTGTGAAGCGATGAAAAATTTCGAGAAATATTCCCATGACATCATAATAAAACACATTTCCGGGTGAAgatatcttttctgttttctcgtCAGACCCTACAAACTCAAAAATTAATAGAACAATGAAACAAGTATTGTGGCAATACAACAAGTCAATCGATATGCTtgaaacattcaaataaataaatcacgTGATAGATGGTGAAGAGGGCATGATGGACGATGCGTTtcgttccaatgaagaagccggCCAGGTTAATAAAAGGGCTTGAACGAGCTTTTTCTGGACACAGAGCTGTGGTTGGTTATCATTCAATCTATCGATTATTTGGATTTAGTACAGACACGAGTGTTTCAAACTAGCTTTTGTTGTCTGATAAAATTTACCCAAAATGAGTTGTTCGAAGCTATCTAAAAAGCGAAAAATGTAAGAGGAATGTcgtgtttttaatgaaaattggaCTGAAAAGTATTTCTTTACCGACGTTGGAGTGAAAGCTGCATGTTTGATTTGTTCTGAAACAGTTGCTGTGTTCAAGGAATATAATTTGAAACGCCACTTTCAAACGAAGCACGCCAATTTTGGACACAATTTATCAAAACAAGAACTgcaaaagaaagcaaatgatcTGACAAAACGTTTGAAGCAACAGCAAAATGTGTTTGATAAAACTTCCTCTTTACAAAGGAACGCGACAAAGGCAAGTTTTATATTGGTCAACAAAATTGCAAAGCAAAACAAGTCATTCGCAGAAGCAGAATTTATCAAAGATGATATGGTTGATGCTGTCAGCGTTGTGTGTCCTGAAGTTAAGTCAAAAGTGGAAGCCATTTCCCTGTCACGAAGAACTATTGTTCGTCGCATTGATGCAATTGCCGTGAATATTCATGAACAGCTGTTAACAGCCAGTAGTCGATTTCAGTGGTTTTCTATTGCTTTAGATGAGAGTACTGATATTCAGGATACTGCTCAGTTACTCATTTACATCAGAGGAATTGACGAAAACTTTGAAATTACAGAGGAATTGTTATCTATGGAGTCTCTCAAAGACACTACTACTGGAAAAGATTTGTTCAACAGTGTCATTAACAGTTCAATCAGGTCCGGATTAACCCTAAATAAACTGGCCAGCATTACAACCGATGGAGCTCCTTCACTCACCAGTAAACATTCCGGCCTTGTGAAGTTGTTGAATGACAAAATCAAAGAAGATTTTCCACTACACAGTGTGTTGTCTTTTCACTGCATCATACATCAAGAAAGCCTTTGTAAGTCATCTTTAAAACTCAAACATGTCATCGAACCTGTGGTGCGTGCAGTGAATTTAATAAGATCACGGGGATTGAAACACAGGCAATTCCGAAGTTTCTTGGAGGATGTGGAGGCTGATTTTACTGATGTGCTGTACTACACAAATGTCCACTGGTTAAGCATTGGAAAAGTTCTTAAGAGAGTATGGGACCTCAAAGCAGAGATTCTTATGTTTCTCAAAATGCAAGACATCTCCTGTGACTTTTTAAACGAAATGGAGAGTGACGAATGGGTTTGTGATTTTGCATTTGCTGTGGACATAATGCAGAAGCTGAATGAACTTAACACAAAACTGTAAAGCAAAGGTATATTTGCTCATGAATTGTACCTGGAAGTGAAAGCTTTTCAATGGAAGCTTGAACTTTTTGCCAAGCAGCTGAATGAGCAAAAATTTATTCACTTCCCTCTGCTGAAAACACAGTCTGTTACACAAGAATCATCGGACAAGTACAGTTCCCAGTTGATGGCTTTACAAAAGGAATTCATTAGATTTGCTGATTTCAAGGCAGTTGAAGGCCTGTTCGATTTGCTTAACTCACCTCTTGCCTGTGACATTGAAACAACTACCGAGGAACTGCAGATAGAACTGATTCATTTGCAAGCCGAcaattctttaaagatgatgtttgAAAGTAAACCACTGGTCGAGTTTTATGCTTCTCTACATTCAAAAAAGTTTCAAAATCTAAAAAAGTTTGCAAGAaagatgtttgtgttgtttgcATCAACTTACATATGTGAGCAGACTTTCTCCATCATGAAAATTAACAAAGGGAAGAATCGATCACTTCTCACAGACTCAAATCTTCAGTCAGTGTTAAGAATCAGCACAAGCAACTTGACACCTAATTTTGACAAACTGGTAAATGACAGTAGTCAGCTGCATCATTCTCATTGACATTGTTATTTACAGAGCcgctttgtttttcaaataaatgcTTCAGGTGACGTTTCTAATTTCAGATatcaattcatattaataaactgttatttctctttaaaatcttttattttgggTATCCTAGAATTTAAGTATAATATTCATCATGGTTGCCCATAATATTAAGAGGTGGTTGTCCACAATTAGTGCAGATTTTACTAGGAAAATTCCGTTCCTGGCAATTTGTAAGCAATAACAGGCTGTCCAAAATAACCGAGGTCCCTGTAATAATTTCAACTATAAGAGCAAATAACCGAAAAACATGAACCCGATactctaaaaaataaattaaagcacttaaaccaggaatatttcacaaaatttcctttcaatcaattgtgtgtttataggtctataaccgcctttaaaaatattttcacttgatttttaaggtatctaggagaaaaagtccaattagatcacagatgcctgccccatcatatgaacccatgctcacatcgaaagcgctctctgtgtcggtgttttttacccactttgcgtcctcactgaaaagtaaggtctttctagcatggaagattatttccttatcattggtactaatttctatgaagtcactagcgaagatgagggctttatctagcagttctttagagatagaggcataaaaatcaacaatatcgaattgtgtaaacctcgcttttttcttattcttaatagctttaaaccagtctacgacttctatactattggaccattgtactagcctagtatcggtcttaattttcgtatttattttatctaaaatttctttgctaataatcccaagttctgtgagcatgggttcatatgatggggcaggcatctgtgatctaattggactttttctcctagataccttaggtaagacattccctaacgtacatttcgccatctacaaagatgatgccctcgccttaacagctaatacaaatggaccagcacaagatcgttttaggaaggatattatccagttaatgaaacacttcggacttagtataactatagatactaacctgacggttgtcaatttcttagacgtttccttagatcttaataagaatatttataagccttataggaagccaatgatagactaagttatattaatgtaggttcatgccatcaccctatagtattcaaaaatttagttaaaaatatcagtaagaggatttctagcctctcatctgatgaggacatcttcaatagcgttgccccagtttataataaggctttaaaagatagtggttttagcgatgaaataaaatatacacctatcactagcccaacagtaaggaaaaggaataatagaaataggaaggtcatctggtttacgcccccttactcacccgaggtgccttcaatataggtaaatatttcctagcactgatagatagacattttccagttaaccatacttataggaaactcttcaatagacacaatttaaaaattagttttagttcaactaccaattttaaaaacataatcaaacataacatacaaaaaacacaagaagaaaacagctgttcatgcaggaataaagaattgtgcccgctaaatggagcttgcatgtccaagaccatcatatatgaagctaccgtaaactctataaccactaaagacaccgtttcgacgaagaaatacgtgggccttacagagggtaatttcaaggccaggttcaataaccacactttgagctttaggcactggaacaaaagaaaagcgacacaattgtctaatcatattggtctttaagagataaaggtgtcgattataacatacaatggaagattttggccagatgtaagccctatactaacggcagcggaaggtgcggtctatgcgacatggagagatggcttatctggaaaagcagcttagaccctactacatgtctaaatacaaggacagagcttttcggatcatgcccacatgtgactaaatttctgttacgtttttggtcccctaaagaaaacagatagaacatgctttctatgttatgtcccaagaagaatttatatatttttatatattttttatatattttttatgtatttttatataatttttatgacgaaaaatgcgagcgatgtataagtacgcaggcaagcagagttataacagagtaatttccctttatttaacggtattttttcataacgttttcaaatagccagataaccgaagatatggtgttgtggatttccacttcggcatctgaaactcagagttttatctgactaccgagtaatgtaacatattgtatatatatatatatatatatatatatatatataatatatatatatatatatatattatatattatatatatagcatttaagTAATTGAAGGAGAAAACGGACAAACTGAAGTATAGACATCAATTAATTAGAACATAATCAATTCCGTACAATATCTAATTCTTTACTCCTGCAGCTGTTTCTATGCccaattaatttaatttgaggaattaaatgaaatcaaattaaattaaattttcatattgTATATCGTCATTATGTATTTCTTCTGGGGAAGAATTCGATAAAAAAGGAGATGCACTCAATGTGTTAGTTGATCCTTGATCGACTCAGATATGTGCATTTTAGAACAAATACATTTAAAAGACTGttatcaatgtatgtgtatatgcaaatttGCTTAATACatatgtgcgcgtgcgcatgtAACGTGCTGAAAAACAAAGCAAGAGTATCCTTTAGTCAGTTTAAATGATACGATTACATTAACAGGAGCTAAACACTTTGATCGCAATTTACCTTATTACTTATGATAGATCAATGTCAGTAAAGTAATTAATcacctaaaaatcaataaattaataaaaattaataaataagttacCCAGTTGCATTCTAAAAATTATAGTTAAACAatcgattattatcattattgttactatttacttaacttttaaaattatagttacgaatatgtaatattatacttacgaatatgtaatatttttaatcCTTCTAATGTACAAAGGTCAAACGAGACgctgcttggctgaccggttcgcggagcacCTCCAAGACATTAGACTCGGCAATGACATcctggtctcgcgccatttccgctctaccggtcattcattacaacacctgtcggtattcggattgtctttgcacaggggccatccgaaCTCCCGCCTTCACCGCGAACAAGaatttaatcttctctcttcgctcctttgcgccacatggacTCAACTCCCCTCCCCACTTCATCTGACACcgacttcctctcttcactcttaCCCACTTCTCCTCTCTCACCCcaacacctacttcctctcttcactcctacacaCCTGCCTTCTTTGATATTCCTTCCATCCACACCCTATCCCACACCTCCCACTCCTACATACCCTACCACTACTCCCACACCTCCACCTCCATATCCCCACCCCAAACCCACATCCCACCTTCACATCCCCACACCGCCACACCACACCACcccacaccactccacacacactagcactgactacttcccagcacccacaccacaccatcatctgcacacccacacaccatcacccacacacccacacattacagacgcacacacacacgcacacatccacacgtcaaagtcactagcctttatccacacgcacacacttacacacacacacacaccttcgttttgggatcaccagtactttattatctccctttcttcctagctctcctgtccaaCTGCTTTTTTCCAACCAGTCGCCATGAATCACCGCTAAATCCACAGGggtttttttctctgtttatttcatcgtgttcctttctgttgaagagcgtaggctcgaaacgtaaaagactttctcaccttctcaagcgtcaaactaatacacctgcttgttttttttatacacctgtcttcgtatattgtttttctgtaaatttcagctatatatatatacatatttgcagacGCGGCTGTGTGGTaccaagcttgcttcccaactacaaggGTCCGGGCTCAGTTCCACAGCGTGACACTTTAGGCAAGTATCTGAcgaaagcctcatgagtggatttggtgaacggaagctgaaagaagcccgtcgtatatgtgtgtgtgtggtgtgcgcccttgtatctgtgtttgtccaccaccaccgcttaacGACCGGTGTCAGTGCATTTAAGTGCCGTAACTTAGCACTAaggattcttcaaggcagtgccgcagtctaatgactgaaacaagtaatctctatatataaaactgaaatgcgtttttaccgcttggttcgctttcaatgccactacatcccgtccgattcgctccaaaatttacagggacatgtagaatgaggtgacgatgcgcgtgggctaccttagaaatccctatcttaatgaaggtgtggttgctaggggccatcttcctacctcaccctatt comes from the Octopus sinensis linkage group LG11, ASM634580v1, whole genome shotgun sequence genome and includes:
- the LOC115217618 gene encoding general transcription factor II-I repeat domain-containing protein 2-like, with protein sequence MDWGKYAKIGILAGVLATKWALQKAPEDQMLELNLFASERGPFILNMCQLGSPLQLWIKHREDMAEDLKYTVQQSNSNINIEIEDQVLAMGIAVFKEYNLKRHFQTKHANFGHNLSKQELQKKANDLTKRLKQQQNVFDKTSSLQRNATKASFILVNKIAKQNKSFAEAEFIKDDMVDAVSVVCPEVKSKVEAISLSRRTIVRRIDAIAVNIHEQLLTASSRFQWFSIALDESTDIQDTAQLLIYIRGIDENFEITEELLSMESLKDTTTGKDLFNSVINSSIRSGLTLNKLASITTDGAPSLTSKHSGLVKLLNDKIKEDFPLHSVLSFHCIIHQESLCKSSLKLKHVIEPVVRAVNLIRSRGLKHRQFRSFLEDVEADFTDVLYYTNVHWLSIGKVLKRVWDLKAEILMFLKMQDISCDFLNEMESDEWVCDFAFAVDIMQKLNELNTKL